The following coding sequences lie in one Rhodothermales bacterium genomic window:
- a CDS encoding YihY/virulence factor BrkB family protein — protein MADKLQATGSVRSYTSALWTFLNTRPVFLWAQAIAFKSLVAIIPIAAILMGLLGSALPQLVRDLVPNVQRDWLTQFLESLNQSSSSLTVFGAAGLLFVAVTLFSTVRSVLAGVFEESDRGGLGVLLGYLSDLRMTVQIGLFFSLSLAISFALQAVNISDLSFLSHIGLDRLWIQTGWRRALQIAGLAVPAILSGAVFFQLYYFVPQQTPRKRSALAGAIFAAVLTEMAKVAFAVYASRAGLLTRYAESGDSGLGDVFGVVIAFVVWAYYSGLIFILGAFVVLIHQSRNPETVESPPRGSNRPQGI, from the coding sequence ATGGCTGACAAGCTACAGGCTACGGGAAGCGTCCGATCGTATACGTCGGCACTGTGGACCTTCCTCAATACGAGGCCCGTCTTTCTGTGGGCGCAGGCGATCGCGTTCAAGTCGCTTGTCGCGATCATCCCGATTGCCGCGATTCTCATGGGCCTGCTGGGCTCGGCACTGCCTCAACTGGTCCGCGACCTGGTTCCAAATGTTCAGCGGGACTGGCTGACCCAGTTCCTTGAGAGCCTCAATCAGTCGAGCAGTTCACTCACCGTTTTCGGTGCTGCGGGCCTTCTGTTCGTCGCCGTCACGCTCTTCTCCACTGTGCGATCGGTCCTGGCCGGCGTGTTTGAGGAATCAGATCGCGGAGGCCTCGGCGTACTCCTCGGGTACCTGTCGGATCTTCGCATGACGGTTCAAATCGGCCTGTTCTTTTCGCTCTCACTGGCCATCTCGTTCGCTCTTCAGGCAGTGAACATTTCGGACCTGAGTTTTCTGTCGCACATCGGCCTGGACCGACTGTGGATCCAGACCGGTTGGCGCCGCGCACTACAGATAGCCGGACTTGCGGTGCCCGCCATACTTTCCGGCGCAGTGTTCTTTCAACTCTACTATTTCGTACCGCAGCAGACACCGCGAAAACGAAGCGCACTCGCCGGGGCCATATTCGCAGCCGTGCTGACGGAGATGGCCAAAGTGGCGTTTGCCGTTTATGCTTCACGCGCCGGGCTGCTGACGCGCTATGCGGAGTCCGGTGACAGCGGGCTTGGAGATGTGTTCGGAGTGGTGATCGCCTTCGTCGTCTGGGCCTATTATTCCGGGCTGATATTCATCCTGGGCGCCTTCGTCGTTCTGATCCACCAGTCACGAAACCCGGAGACCGTCGAGTCGCCTCCGCGAGGATCGAACCGGCCACAAGGCATATGA